The Labrus bergylta chromosome 15, fLabBer1.1, whole genome shotgun sequence genome includes a region encoding these proteins:
- the baalcb gene encoding brain and acute leukemia cytoplasmic protein: MGCGGSRTDALEPRYLESWTKETESTWLTSTDTDIPLSSIQSIPSEGSEACFTSEKTISPVPDFFEDSLPLPAQAYLKVCSSMSEASLNDVKPSSPPAILGSPPKETTSPSAGTTVQRRSVLHTEEITKWQDNRMSTKQVTITVTQSIHQVDKNGKVKKSLTTYEVMKPVEALKQVTTQNT; encoded by the exons ATGGGCTGTGGGGGGAGCAGGACCGATGCTCTGGAGCCTCGATACCTAGAGAGCTGGACCAAAGAGACAGAGTCCACATGGCTGACAAGCACGGACACCGACATCCCATTGTCGTCCATCCAGAGCATCCCTTCTGAGGGCTCGGAGGCCTGCTTCACTTCTGAGAAAACCATCAGCCCCG ttccAGATTTCTTTGAGGACAGCCTCCCTCTGCCTGCTCAGGCGTACCTGAAGGTGTGTTCATCCATGTCTGAAGCCAGCCTGAACGACGTGAAGCCCAGCAGCCCCCCTGCTATACTGGGCTCTCCCCCTAAAGAGACAACATCACCGTCAGCAGGCACCACAGTGCAACGTAGAAGTGTCCTGCACACAGAAGAGATT ACAAAATGGCAGGACAATCGGATGTCGACCAAGCAGGTAACCATCACTGTGACGCAGAGCATCCATCAGGTTGACAAGAACGGGAAGGTGAAGAAGTCCCTCACCACCTATGAGGTCATGAAACCTGTGGAGGCCCTCAAACAGGTGACCACACAAAACACCTGA
- the nme6 gene encoding nucleoside diphosphate kinase 6 translates to MLLTARSLSKVLQLTLAVIKPDAVAHPLMLEALHQRILDNNFVIVRYKDLVWRRQDSERFYAEHSGRFFYQRLVEFMSSGPMRAYILAREDAIRHWRELMGPTKVFRARFTSPASIRAQYGLTDTRNTTHGSDSVESAQREILFFFPDFCTEEWMEKEEPSFRSGQIHYDQQKQIHTLSEQS, encoded by the exons ATGTTGCTCACAGCTCGCAGCCTGTCCAAAGTGCTCCAGCTCACCCTGGCGGTCATCAAACCGGATGCTGTAGCTCATCCTCTGATGTTGGAG GCTCTTCACCAGAGAATCCTGGACAACAACTTTGTGATCGTTCGATACAAAGATCTTGTTTGGAGGAGACAGGACTCTGAGAGGTTTTACGCTGAACATTCAG ggCGATTCTTCTACCAAAGACTTGTTGAATTTATGTCGAG TGGTCCCATGCGTGCATACATTTTAGCCAGAGAGGACGCCATACGTCACTGGAGGGAGCTCATGGGACCGACCAAAGTGTTCAGAGCCAGATTCACCTCGCCTGCCTCCATCAGAGCTCAGTATGGACTCACAGACACACGAAACACCACTCACGGCTCAG ATTCTGTTGAGTCAGCACAAAGAGAaatccttttcttcttccctgaCTTCTGCACAGAGGAGTGGATGGAGAAAGAAGAGCCATCATTCAGATCGGGACAAATTCATTAtgaccaacaaaaacaaattcacacactATCAGAGCAAAGTTGA